A window of Mercenaria mercenaria strain notata chromosome 16, MADL_Memer_1, whole genome shotgun sequence contains these coding sequences:
- the LOC123540451 gene encoding uncharacterized protein LOC123540451 isoform X1 — MAASDSERYLRYLLLLGEGGLLVLRGIVLKEASKRRQSLHAILENNRAMLSSKISNQQQCRHIYPTASSVDADLSTWDINLLGIVIMHVFGNTLDQTEVNGVKEIHDSRIDISENESCVCLEELEYRKKRLQLSLTLLNLAAETDFNIHYMCLEIISTSGAAPYSIHALIQKLADLREFQSEMIETLYTQLDMVIKEEDCMNADSNNERDSDGNIFTHTLGERMTDLHTERWYFGPLTREETNEIFDHVDADGIFLIRDCQSNPGNLVLSVKEAGKVSQYFIRRVPVDGHIKFHIGEGDKSYDSVADIVDFYSTHYLNKTPLTKPAPRQKFVTKSDFEGNNPKDLSFKKGDILEIISKEEDRWWYARDSDGRIGIVPVLYLTHLQDGEEASGQKEKPAVAPKPRKETPRDASPPPSVPKRLPSKAVVTKARISNPYDKTQLTLHVSNVCCMMYILCNV, encoded by the exons ATGGCAGCATCCGACAGTGAGAGATATTTGAGGTACTTACTCCTGTTAGGAGAAGGTGGACTGCTTGTTTTGCGAGGCATAGTGCTTAAAGAAGCATCCAAGAGAAGACAATCATTACATGCCATACTTGAAAACAACAGAGCTATGCTGTCTAGTAAAATAAGCAACCAGCAACAATGTCGGCACATATATCCAACAGCATCCTCTGTGGATGCCGACCTTTCGACATGGGATATAAATCTTCTGGGAATAGttataatgcatgtttttggcaACACCCTGGACCAGACAGAAGTAAATGGAGTGAAAGAAATACACGACAGTAGAATTGACATATCAGAAAATGAATCATGCGTGTGTTTAGAGGAGTTGGAGTATCGCAAGAAAAGGCTGCAACtttctttaacacttttaaaCTTAGCGGCCGAGACAGATTTCAATATCCATTATATGTGTCTGGAAATCATTTCTACTTCCGGAGCCGCACCATACAGCATACACGCTTTGATCCAGAAACTTGCGGATCTTCGTGaatttcagagtgaaatgatagaaACCCTTTACACACAGCTAGATATGGTCATCAAAGAGGAAGATTGTATGAATGCAGATTCAAACAATGAGAGAG ATAGCGATGGCAACATATTTACACACACACTTGGAGAAAGAATGACTGATCTGCACACTGAGAG ATGGTATTTTGGACCTTTAACTAGGGAAGAAACAAATGAAATCTTTGACCATGTAGATGCAGATGGTATATTTCTCATACGTGATTGTCAGTCGAACCCTGGGAATTTAGTTCTCAGTGTTAA ggaGGCCGGAAAAGTGAGTCAATACTTTATCCGTCGTGTACCTGTAGACGGGCATATCAAGTTCCATATTGGAGAGGGAGATAAATCCTATGACAGCGTAGCCGATATTGTTGACTTCTACTCCACACACTACTTAAATAAGACTCCTCTCACAAAACCG GCTCCAAGACAGAAATTTGTCACAAAGTCCGACTTTGAAGGCAAT aatcCGAAAGATTTGTCGTTTAAGAAAGGTGACATTCTGGAAATTATTTCAAAGGAGGAGGACAGATGGTGGTATGCTAGGGACTCTGATGGCAGAATTGGAATAGTACCCGTACTTTATCTTACACATTTACAG GATGGAGAAGAAGCCTCCGGACAAAAGGAGAAGCCTGCTGTAGCACCAAAACCACGTAAAGAGACACCTAGAGATGCATCACCA CCACCGTCAGTCCCAAAGCGGTTACCGTCAAAGGCTGTAGTAACTAAGGCAAGGATTTCTAACCCTTACGACAAGACTCAGCTAACACTGCATGTAAGTAATGTTTGTTGTATGATGTACATCTTATGTAATGTCTGA
- the LOC123540451 gene encoding uncharacterized protein LOC123540451 isoform X2, giving the protein MAASDSERYLRYLLLLGEGGLLVLRGIVLKEASKRRQSLHAILENNRAMLSSKISNQQQCRHIYPTASSVDADLSTWDINLLGIVIMHVFGNTLDQTEVNGVKEIHDSRIDISENESCVCLEELEYRKKRLQLSLTLLNLAAETDFNIHYMCLEIISTSGAAPYSIHALIQKLADLREFQSEMIETLYTQLDMVIKEEDCMNADSNNERDSDGNIFTHTLGERMTDLHTERWYFGPLTREETNEIFDHVDADGIFLIRDCQSNPGNLVLSVKEAGKVSQYFIRRVPVDGHIKFHIGEGDKSYDSVADIVDFYSTHYLNKTPLTKPAPRQKFVTKSDFEGNDGEEASGQKEKPAVAPKPRKETPRDASPPPSVPKRLPSKAVVTKARISNPYDKTQLTLHVSNVCCMMYILCNV; this is encoded by the exons ATGGCAGCATCCGACAGTGAGAGATATTTGAGGTACTTACTCCTGTTAGGAGAAGGTGGACTGCTTGTTTTGCGAGGCATAGTGCTTAAAGAAGCATCCAAGAGAAGACAATCATTACATGCCATACTTGAAAACAACAGAGCTATGCTGTCTAGTAAAATAAGCAACCAGCAACAATGTCGGCACATATATCCAACAGCATCCTCTGTGGATGCCGACCTTTCGACATGGGATATAAATCTTCTGGGAATAGttataatgcatgtttttggcaACACCCTGGACCAGACAGAAGTAAATGGAGTGAAAGAAATACACGACAGTAGAATTGACATATCAGAAAATGAATCATGCGTGTGTTTAGAGGAGTTGGAGTATCGCAAGAAAAGGCTGCAACtttctttaacacttttaaaCTTAGCGGCCGAGACAGATTTCAATATCCATTATATGTGTCTGGAAATCATTTCTACTTCCGGAGCCGCACCATACAGCATACACGCTTTGATCCAGAAACTTGCGGATCTTCGTGaatttcagagtgaaatgatagaaACCCTTTACACACAGCTAGATATGGTCATCAAAGAGGAAGATTGTATGAATGCAGATTCAAACAATGAGAGAG ATAGCGATGGCAACATATTTACACACACACTTGGAGAAAGAATGACTGATCTGCACACTGAGAG ATGGTATTTTGGACCTTTAACTAGGGAAGAAACAAATGAAATCTTTGACCATGTAGATGCAGATGGTATATTTCTCATACGTGATTGTCAGTCGAACCCTGGGAATTTAGTTCTCAGTGTTAA ggaGGCCGGAAAAGTGAGTCAATACTTTATCCGTCGTGTACCTGTAGACGGGCATATCAAGTTCCATATTGGAGAGGGAGATAAATCCTATGACAGCGTAGCCGATATTGTTGACTTCTACTCCACACACTACTTAAATAAGACTCCTCTCACAAAACCG GCTCCAAGACAGAAATTTGTCACAAAGTCCGACTTTGAAGGCAAT GATGGAGAAGAAGCCTCCGGACAAAAGGAGAAGCCTGCTGTAGCACCAAAACCACGTAAAGAGACACCTAGAGATGCATCACCA CCACCGTCAGTCCCAAAGCGGTTACCGTCAAAGGCTGTAGTAACTAAGGCAAGGATTTCTAACCCTTACGACAAGACTCAGCTAACACTGCATGTAAGTAATGTTTGTTGTATGATGTACATCTTATGTAATGTCTGA